In a genomic window of Halobacterium zhouii:
- a CDS encoding ArdC-like ssDNA-binding domain-containing protein, producing MATTSDSSVSFKETDTRHDEMHSTIEAWIDDLVDHVDDAQASDEFQEWLDVQSRFHDYSHRNTLLINLQCPEATKVAGYNTWRNEFDRHVQEGESAIWIWAPIITKQCPECENSPSYHEQSDCEYDETSPDEWSKGLVGFKPTSVFDVSQTEGEPIPELETEATGDADDLVPTLTDAAADIGVTVRIVDAAEWEHGDAKGVCKYRSTRDLQPVVEAKARTNQADLAVTLIHEYAHALLHADVTDEAERAKREVEAEAVAYIVGRYFDLDTSGSAFYVAAWQGDEPDVIQDRLGRISSTAQEIIGKIVED from the coding sequence ATGGCTACGACCAGTGACTCATCGGTCTCGTTCAAGGAGACCGACACGCGACACGACGAGATGCACAGTACCATCGAAGCGTGGATCGACGACCTCGTCGACCACGTCGACGATGCGCAGGCCAGCGATGAATTCCAGGAGTGGCTCGACGTCCAGAGTCGGTTCCACGACTACTCCCACCGAAACACCCTCCTCATCAATCTTCAGTGTCCCGAGGCGACGAAGGTCGCGGGGTACAACACCTGGCGGAATGAGTTCGACCGGCACGTCCAGGAAGGCGAGTCAGCCATCTGGATTTGGGCCCCGATCATCACCAAGCAGTGTCCTGAATGCGAGAACTCGCCTAGCTACCACGAGCAAAGTGACTGTGAATACGACGAAACGTCGCCGGACGAGTGGTCGAAAGGGCTTGTCGGCTTCAAACCCACGTCTGTCTTCGACGTGTCCCAGACCGAAGGTGAGCCGATCCCCGAACTGGAAACCGAGGCAACTGGGGACGCCGACGATCTCGTGCCTACACTCACGGACGCAGCCGCTGATATCGGCGTGACGGTCCGTATCGTCGACGCTGCCGAGTGGGAGCATGGCGACGCAAAGGGCGTCTGCAAATACCGGAGTACGCGTGATCTCCAACCAGTCGTCGAGGCGAAAGCCCGCACGAATCAGGCTGATCTCGCCGTGACACTCATCCACGAGTACGCCCACGCACTCCTCCACGCAGACGTCACCGACGAGGCTGAACGGGCGAAACGCGAGGTCGAAGCGGAAGCCGTCGCGTACATCGTCGGGCGGTATTTCGATCTGGATACGAGCGGATCCGCGTTCTACGTGGCCGCGTGGCAGGGCGATGAGCCGGACGTGATTCAGGATCGTCTCGGTCGGATCAGTTCGACGGCTCAGGAAATCATCGGGAAGATTGTCGAAGACTGA
- a CDS encoding DUF6036 family nucleotidyltransferase, with the protein MRPTFGREYIENEFQRIGDGLSEPLTVYLIGGGAMSLRDLKGATKDIDLVVPDGDAYGQLWAVLMDLGYAEVQSLDADYRALGATSCVENDDGCRLDIFNQQVANKLVLTEGMRDRSEPFLATDRLTVRLVSNEDIFLFKLIAGRDDDIEDMNMLVQAGLNYDVVRDELEAQIDRLGDDQFATFANEALVELEERYGVTTPIEDRIQELTNRYYRGLEVLQALDEPMTVNELVAELELDTDEVDDRIAYLSTFDRVHRDGDTVRPVE; encoded by the coding sequence ATGAGACCAACATTCGGACGCGAATACATCGAGAACGAATTCCAGCGAATCGGGGACGGGCTGTCTGAACCGCTCACGGTCTACCTGATCGGTGGTGGCGCGATGTCGCTGCGCGACCTCAAGGGGGCGACGAAAGATATCGACCTGGTCGTCCCGGATGGCGACGCGTACGGCCAGCTGTGGGCTGTCCTGATGGACCTCGGGTATGCCGAGGTACAGTCGCTGGACGCCGATTATCGGGCGCTGGGTGCGACCAGCTGCGTCGAGAATGACGATGGCTGCCGCCTCGACATCTTCAACCAGCAGGTCGCGAACAAGCTCGTGCTGACCGAGGGGATGCGCGACCGAAGCGAGCCGTTCCTCGCGACCGACCGATTGACGGTCCGGCTGGTCAGCAACGAGGATATCTTCCTGTTCAAACTGATTGCGGGCCGTGACGACGACATCGAGGACATGAATATGCTCGTGCAGGCTGGCCTCAACTACGACGTCGTCCGAGATGAACTCGAAGCCCAGATCGATCGGCTCGGCGACGACCAGTTCGCCACCTTTGCGAATGAAGCCCTGGTCGAGCTTGAGGAGCGGTACGGGGTGACCACACCGATCGAGGACCGCATCCAAGAGCTGACGAACCGATACTACCGCGGGCTCGAAGTCCTCCAGGCACTCGACGAACCGATGACCGTCAACGAACTGGTCGCCGAATTGGAGTTGGATACCGACGAGGTTGACGACCGGATCGCGTATCTCTCAACGTTCGACCGGGTCCACAGGGATGGCGACACAGTCCGTCCCGTGGAGTAG
- a CDS encoding helix-turn-helix transcriptional regulator, producing the protein MLRRIELEVLATVDRGDTISELATKLDHSESYLSRAVGDLVEKGLVYTERDGRRKRVVPSDARAVELYRDLVRQHSHIEFPELLTGKALEVLYYLDQPRTVSEIADRSDNYRNTVNRVLKRFRDRGLVGTADGRNDFNADFDRLHEFARELAHHLHRQRLEAVAPKGTILWEDYDEFLTQTEREIDAEAFHETGLARFAAFDLQFLLTGHRYYVYSEELDAVSPAELCCHALLIDDGSRHRSYCLLLLSHVDVDEEDLREQAVKYGLEDEIDALLLYLETHGEVDDERLPEWDEFQELAADYEVPLSP; encoded by the coding sequence GTGCTCCGGCGTATCGAACTCGAGGTACTCGCCACGGTCGACCGCGGCGACACGATCTCCGAGCTCGCGACGAAGCTCGACCACAGCGAGAGTTACCTCTCTCGTGCCGTCGGCGACCTCGTCGAAAAGGGACTCGTCTACACGGAACGCGACGGGCGGCGAAAACGAGTCGTCCCGTCGGATGCTCGCGCCGTCGAACTCTATCGGGACCTTGTCCGCCAGCACTCCCACATCGAGTTCCCAGAGCTGCTGACCGGGAAGGCACTCGAGGTGCTGTACTACCTCGACCAGCCGCGAACCGTCTCCGAGATCGCCGACCGGAGCGACAACTACCGTAACACGGTCAACCGCGTCCTCAAGCGGTTTCGTGACCGTGGTCTCGTCGGGACGGCCGACGGCCGCAATGACTTCAACGCCGATTTCGACCGCCTCCACGAGTTCGCACGTGAACTCGCACACCATCTGCATCGCCAACGCCTCGAAGCCGTCGCCCCAAAGGGGACGATTCTCTGGGAGGATTACGACGAATTCCTCACACAGACCGAGAGGGAGATCGACGCGGAGGCGTTCCACGAAACCGGCCTCGCTCGGTTCGCGGCCTTCGACCTCCAGTTCCTACTTACCGGCCACCGCTACTACGTCTACTCCGAGGAACTCGACGCAGTCTCGCCGGCGGAGCTCTGCTGTCACGCCCTCTTGATCGACGACGGCAGCCGCCACCGCTCGTACTGTCTCCTCCTGCTCAGCCACGTCGACGTCGACGAGGAGGATCTCCGAGAGCAGGCGGTGAAGTATGGCCTCGAAGACGAAATCGACGCCTTGCTGCTCTACCTCGAGACGCACGGCGAGGTTGATGACGAGCGGCTCCCGGAGTGGGACGAGTTCCAGGAGCTGGCGGCTGATTACGAGGTGCCACTATCACCATGA
- the orc4 gene encoding DNA replication protein Orc4, giving the protein MTPDSSPSSVDDPLFESGHRIFANKDLLKIGHVPEADRIVGRDEEISKLAKRLNGAVHGYSPENVMIYGKTGTGKSLVSKHVCQRAQNAAQDDVEIGTAYIDCAEDNTETQAISSLAAKLNDEPSTGITVPHTGLSTSKYYKLLWKTLDAQFDSVIIILDEIDLMNDDSVLMKLSRAEEAGKIDCSVGVIAISNKIQYVDNVNERVKSSFQHKELFFKPYDANQLREIMFNREDAFQDDVLSEDVIPLSAAFAAQEHGDARKAIDILRHAGEVGYEAGAEQVTEDHVRQAQQHAEKDRFRELVNGAPTQAKAALLALTELSVNSNDDAFLTSRVYDQYERICNHLDMDILSVRRFRDILKEQAFLGVVEIEKINKGSAGGIHLQNRLIEDPQVVRETILEDSRMQDWTRE; this is encoded by the coding sequence ATGACGCCCGACTCTTCACCCAGTTCTGTCGACGACCCACTCTTTGAATCGGGGCATCGTATCTTCGCGAACAAGGATCTCCTGAAAATCGGCCACGTTCCGGAGGCTGACCGAATCGTCGGTCGCGACGAGGAAATCTCGAAGCTCGCGAAACGTCTCAATGGTGCTGTCCACGGGTACTCTCCGGAAAACGTGATGATCTACGGGAAAACTGGGACCGGTAAATCTCTCGTTTCAAAACACGTCTGTCAACGAGCTCAAAATGCCGCTCAGGATGACGTCGAGATTGGAACAGCGTATATCGACTGTGCTGAAGACAATACCGAGACCCAAGCAATCTCCTCACTTGCCGCGAAGCTGAACGATGAACCTTCGACTGGAATCACCGTCCCCCATACCGGCCTCAGTACGTCGAAATACTACAAACTCCTCTGGAAGACGCTCGACGCTCAATTCGATTCTGTGATCATCATCCTGGATGAGATCGACTTGATGAACGACGACAGCGTGCTGATGAAGCTCTCGCGCGCTGAGGAGGCGGGGAAAATCGACTGTAGCGTCGGTGTCATCGCGATCAGCAACAAGATCCAGTACGTCGACAACGTGAACGAGCGCGTGAAAAGCAGCTTCCAGCACAAGGAGCTGTTCTTCAAGCCATACGACGCCAACCAGCTCCGGGAGATCATGTTCAACCGCGAGGACGCCTTCCAGGACGACGTCCTTTCCGAGGACGTGATTCCGCTCTCGGCTGCCTTCGCCGCGCAGGAACACGGCGATGCTCGGAAGGCGATCGATATTCTTCGCCACGCCGGGGAGGTCGGCTACGAGGCCGGGGCAGAGCAAGTGACGGAGGACCACGTCCGCCAGGCACAGCAACACGCCGAAAAGGATCGGTTCAGAGAACTCGTGAACGGCGCACCCACGCAGGCGAAGGCGGCGTTGCTGGCGCTCACGGAACTGAGTGTCAACAGCAACGACGATGCTTTCCTCACGAGTCGGGTGTACGACCAGTACGAACGGATCTGCAACCATCTCGATATGGACATCCTCTCCGTCCGCCGGTTCCGCGACATCCTGAAAGAGCAAGCCTTCCTCGGAGTTGTCGAAATCGAGAAGATTAACAAGGGGAGTGCCGGCGGCATCCACCTCCAGAACCGACTCATCGAGGACCCCCAGGTCGTCCGCGAAACGATCCTCGAAGACAGCCGGATGCAGGACTGGACTCGCGAGTAG
- a CDS encoding type B DNA-directed DNA polymerase, producing MPFSIDFLDDGRVLEWEATADGAVATERQDYTPRFYVAARDPETDLDLTTLQSVYDQHPDVVATEMVARRPGFRRDEEAVLAVDVAHIDHVTPLARQARQLSAHPVGDLVCFNVDFSREFRYCLETGADPTPASELSTLRLSIPVTETSNDVYGELSVAGDAVTGSPTDILTAVQGALEAHDPDVLVCSTSEIVPTLYEMAMDAGVDDFSLSRWPGVDYQQLASRSTYSSYGRVGHSPARYNVPGRAIIDESNTFFYGETNLEGVLDLVSRSKKPVQELAWASIGNVLTAIQICEAHDRGVLVPWNSWRHEFYKPMGTLHDADRGGFIFAPEVGLHENVHELDFSSLYPNIICTRNVSPDVIRCSCHSDRDDVPGLGYSICDDRGYLVDVLQPIIDARDEIKAAIRREKERDDPDEDRLAELEGRSGALKWILVACFGYQGFSNAKFGRIECHEAINAFAREILLMAKQRLEAGGWRVVHGIVDSIWVTPDPNVDDDDREDLETLATEITERVEIRLEHEAQYDWVAFVPQRESDAGALTKYFGKVAGDDDFKIRGIEARQRSTPPFIEAVQRDCLDRLDATQSPDAVLGRLERAIDELQAGNLAVERLVERNRVSKPLEGYSQNTQNVAALKRAREQDLAVHPGQDIEYVVVDDEKSSRERVALAHEAIKTYDASYYETQLVRAVESVLSPLGWDRTDIRRELSGERDAVLSSFGTTNELS from the coding sequence ATGCCGTTCAGTATCGACTTTCTGGACGACGGCCGCGTCCTGGAGTGGGAGGCAACCGCCGACGGCGCCGTCGCGACGGAGCGCCAAGACTACACTCCACGCTTCTACGTCGCCGCTCGCGACCCAGAGACCGACCTCGACCTCACGACGCTCCAGTCGGTGTACGACCAGCACCCGGACGTCGTCGCGACCGAGATGGTTGCGCGACGCCCCGGCTTTCGACGAGACGAGGAGGCCGTTCTCGCAGTCGACGTTGCCCACATCGATCACGTCACTCCACTCGCCCGGCAGGCGCGTCAGCTGTCGGCCCATCCAGTCGGGGATCTCGTCTGTTTCAACGTGGACTTTTCGCGAGAGTTTCGGTACTGTCTGGAGACCGGCGCCGATCCGACGCCGGCGAGCGAGCTGTCGACGCTCCGGCTCAGTATTCCGGTGACCGAAACGAGCAACGACGTCTATGGGGAGCTGTCCGTCGCCGGCGACGCCGTCACCGGCTCGCCGACGGATATTCTGACCGCCGTCCAAGGGGCACTCGAAGCGCACGATCCGGATGTCCTGGTCTGCTCAACCAGCGAGATCGTCCCAACCCTGTACGAGATGGCGATGGACGCCGGCGTCGACGACTTCTCGCTGAGTCGGTGGCCGGGCGTCGACTACCAGCAGCTCGCGAGCCGGTCGACGTACTCGAGCTACGGCCGCGTCGGCCACTCGCCGGCGCGGTACAACGTGCCCGGCCGGGCGATTATCGACGAGTCGAACACGTTCTTCTACGGGGAGACGAACCTCGAGGGCGTCCTCGACCTGGTGTCGCGCTCGAAAAAGCCCGTCCAGGAGCTCGCGTGGGCGTCGATCGGGAACGTGCTCACGGCGATCCAGATCTGCGAGGCCCACGACCGCGGTGTCCTCGTGCCATGGAACTCCTGGCGCCACGAGTTCTACAAGCCGATGGGGACGCTCCACGACGCCGACCGCGGCGGCTTCATCTTCGCGCCCGAGGTCGGCCTCCACGAGAACGTCCACGAACTCGACTTCTCCTCGTTGTATCCGAACATCATCTGTACCCGGAACGTCTCGCCGGACGTCATCCGGTGTAGCTGCCACAGCGACCGCGACGACGTCCCCGGCCTCGGGTACTCGATCTGCGACGACCGGGGCTACCTCGTCGACGTGCTACAGCCGATCATCGACGCTCGCGACGAGATCAAGGCGGCCATCCGTCGCGAGAAGGAACGGGACGACCCCGACGAGGACCGCCTGGCTGAACTCGAGGGGCGGTCGGGAGCGCTGAAGTGGATTCTCGTCGCCTGCTTCGGCTATCAAGGGTTCAGCAACGCGAAGTTCGGTCGCATCGAGTGCCACGAGGCAATCAACGCGTTCGCTCGCGAGATTCTCCTGATGGCGAAACAACGACTGGAAGCCGGCGGCTGGCGCGTCGTCCACGGTATCGTCGACTCGATCTGGGTAACCCCAGACCCCAACGTCGACGACGATGACCGCGAGGACCTCGAGACGCTCGCAACGGAGATCACGGAACGCGTCGAGATTCGGCTCGAACACGAAGCTCAGTACGACTGGGTGGCGTTCGTGCCGCAGCGCGAGAGCGACGCGGGCGCGTTGACGAAGTACTTTGGGAAGGTCGCCGGCGACGACGATTTTAAGATCAGAGGGATCGAAGCCCGGCAGCGCTCAACCCCGCCGTTCATCGAGGCCGTCCAGCGGGACTGTCTCGACCGGCTCGATGCCACGCAGTCACCGGACGCTGTGCTCGGGCGTCTCGAACGAGCAATCGACGAACTGCAGGCGGGCAACTTAGCAGTGGAGCGACTCGTCGAGCGGAATCGTGTCTCCAAGCCGCTGGAAGGCTACTCACAGAATACTCAGAACGTAGCCGCCTTGAAGCGAGCCCGCGAGCAGGACCTGGCAGTCCACCCGGGGCAGGATATCGAGTACGTGGTCGTCGACGACGAGAAATCCTCACGAGAGCGTGTCGCCCTCGCCCACGAAGCGATCAAGACCTACGACGCCTCGTACTACGAGACGCAGCTGGTCAGAGCTGTCGAGAGTGTGCTTTCACCGCTCGGGTGGGACCGAACCGATATTCGTCGAGAGCTCTCCGGTGAGAGGGACGCTGTTTTGAGCTCATTCGGGACTACCAACGAACTGTCGTAG
- a CDS encoding SOS response-associated peptidase has protein sequence MCGRNSLFIDQADLEARFDAEVVADGGYTPRYNIAPGDDLHIVTNEAPDEIDAYHWGLIPFWADEPEEGIINARSETADEKRVFERAWESRPCLVPSSGFYEWKSPNGGSKQPYRIFREDDSAFAMAGLWDVWEGDDERISCVTILTTEPNDLMNSIHDRMPVVLPKDAESDWLAADPDTRKELCQPYPKDDLDAYEISTRVNNPGNDDPQVIEPLDHEQSGLGEFSS, from the coding sequence ATGTGTGGCCGAAACTCGCTCTTCATCGACCAAGCAGACCTCGAGGCCCGCTTCGATGCCGAGGTCGTCGCGGACGGAGGCTATACACCCCGATACAACATCGCGCCTGGCGACGACCTCCACATCGTCACGAACGAGGCTCCAGACGAGATCGACGCCTACCACTGGGGACTGATTCCGTTCTGGGCGGATGAGCCCGAGGAGGGTATCATCAACGCTCGCTCCGAGACTGCCGACGAGAAACGCGTCTTCGAGCGGGCGTGGGAATCACGTCCCTGCCTCGTCCCCTCGTCAGGGTTCTACGAGTGGAAATCGCCGAACGGCGGGTCGAAACAGCCCTACCGGATTTTTCGCGAGGACGACTCCGCGTTCGCGATGGCCGGGCTCTGGGACGTCTGGGAGGGTGATGACGAGAGGATCTCGTGCGTCACGATTCTCACGACGGAGCCGAACGACCTGATGAACTCAATCCACGACCGGATGCCGGTCGTCCTCCCAAAGGACGCTGAGTCCGACTGGCTCGCCGCAGACCCGGACACCCGCAAGGAACTGTGCCAGCCGTACCCGAAGGACGATCTGGACGCCTACGAGATTTCGACGCGAGTCAACAACCCCGGCAACGACGATCCCCAGGTCATCGAGCCACTGGACCACGAGCAATCGGGCCTCGGCGAGTTCAGTTCCTGA
- a CDS encoding Cdc6/Cdc18 family protein, with protein sequence MIRDARVLRAGFVPREVEHRDAEVNHLSSVLEPITNGEPADTAIVTGPSGTGKTCISKFVTERLREEVLDVEAIYVNCWRNYTRFRTLYQILDDLGATIDIHRQSTPHDELVDRLQQHDGPRTVVILDEVDQLEDPSVIYDLHSLPQFAIICIANKEEELFSRVDDRLVSRLRSSEHVRMDKYHDEQLYDILSSRAKWGLDEDVITDDQLYRIADAAAGDARLAIGILRTAAGKADRENHERITDDILLDAAEDARAQIKQKSLDSLTPHQRVVYDIVREHGPVGPSEIHERYSEDVDDPRTKRTIRTYLSKMEQYNLLEAEGTSRDREYSLVDSAAASPMQ encoded by the coding sequence ATGATCCGCGATGCTCGCGTTCTCCGCGCCGGGTTCGTCCCTCGGGAAGTTGAGCATCGCGACGCCGAAGTCAACCACCTTTCCAGCGTTCTCGAGCCCATCACGAACGGAGAACCCGCCGACACCGCTATCGTCACCGGACCCAGCGGAACGGGGAAGACGTGCATCTCGAAGTTCGTCACGGAACGACTTCGAGAAGAGGTCCTCGACGTCGAGGCCATCTACGTCAACTGCTGGCGTAACTACACCCGATTTCGGACGCTCTACCAGATCCTCGACGACCTCGGCGCGACCATCGATATCCACCGGCAGTCGACGCCCCACGACGAACTCGTCGATCGCCTCCAGCAGCATGACGGCCCGCGAACCGTCGTCATCCTCGACGAGGTCGACCAGCTCGAAGACCCCAGCGTCATCTACGACCTCCACAGCCTCCCGCAGTTCGCGATCATCTGCATCGCGAACAAGGAAGAGGAGCTGTTCAGCCGCGTCGACGACCGCCTCGTGAGCCGACTGCGCTCCAGCGAGCACGTCCGGATGGACAAGTACCACGACGAGCAGCTGTACGACATTCTGAGTTCGCGGGCGAAGTGGGGGCTCGACGAGGACGTCATCACCGACGACCAGCTCTACCGGATCGCCGACGCGGCCGCCGGCGACGCCCGCCTCGCAATCGGCATCCTCCGAACGGCCGCCGGCAAGGCCGATCGCGAGAACCACGAGCGCATCACCGACGATATTCTCCTGGACGCCGCCGAGGATGCTCGGGCCCAGATCAAGCAGAAGAGCCTCGACTCGCTCACGCCGCACCAGCGCGTTGTCTACGACATCGTTCGCGAGCACGGCCCGGTCGGGCCGAGCGAGATTCACGAGCGCTATTCCGAGGACGTCGATGATCCGCGGACGAAGCGGACAATCCGCACGTACCTCTCGAAAATGGAGCAGTACAACCTCCTCGAGGCGGAAGGGACGAGTCGGGACCGAGAGTACTCGCTCGTCGATTCGGCGGCGGCGTCGCCGATGCAGTAA